From one Danio rerio strain Tuebingen ecotype United States chromosome 19, GRCz12tu, whole genome shotgun sequence genomic stretch:
- the si:ch73-359m17.9 gene encoding uncharacterized protein LOC100000433 precursor — MKIWIALLLLITHTQAQSNVGPTQTPPPTPPPTTTTTTISTSTANAKTDTTAETTTTTVAPTTETTTTISPHTASATTVQHESSTTGANTLTSTGAPDTNTPTKAEHPTTSPETHTPANTTTTNTTTTTNTNITTTNTNTNTTTTTNTTTTTKPSTAPSSASSTKTNPAEKTTSTSTFSTVKTTSSSGSLRASVSFSVGALLFLLKTL, encoded by the coding sequence GCTCAGAGCAATGTGGGACCAACACAAACACCACCACcaacaccaccaccaacaacaacaacaaccaccatAAGTACATCCACAGCCAATGCCAAAACAGATACGACTGCagaaactactacaactactgtaGCCCCGACTACAGAAACCACTACGACCATCAGCCCACACACTGCAAGCGCAACCACAGTCCAACACGAGAGTTCAACAACTGGTGCAAACACCTTGACCAGCACAGGCGCTCCAGACACAAATACTCCAACTAAAGCAGAGCATCCAACAACCAGTCCAGAAACTCACACTCCagcaaacacaacaacaacaaacaccacaacaacaacaaacacaaacataacaaccacaaacacaaacacaaacacaacaacaaccacaaacacaacaacaacaacaaagcccTCCACAGCTCCATCATCTGCAAGCAGTACCAAAACCAACCCAGCAGAGAAAACCACCAGCACCTCCACCTTCAGCACTGTGAAGACCACCTCCTCCAGCGGGTCCCTGAGAGCCTCCGTCAGCTTCAGTGTGGGTGCATTACTGTTCCTGCTGAAGACCCTCTGA